TGCAACTGTTTCATGCACCAATTCAGATGAAGGTGCCAAAAGCCAAGATGAGGGAAGCCAACAATCCTCTAAGGGCACTGAGTTCTCACGCAGAGATCCATTAAACAAGAAGGTAGTGTTGTTGGTACAGTTCCTGCTGCAGAAGTATCAAAAGAAAGAGCCAGTTACGAGGGCAGACATGCTAAAGTATGTCATCAAAAAGTACAAGTATCATTTCAATGAGATCCTCAAGAGAGCCTCTGAGCACATGGAGCTGGCCTTTGGTATTGATGTGAAGGAAGTGGATCCCATCCGGCACTGCTATGCCCTCCTCAGCAAACTAGACCTCAGCGTCGATGGCACGATGCATGAAGAAGAGAACACGCCCAAGACCGGCATCCTGATGATCGTGCTGGGGGTAATCTTCATGAAAGGCAACTGCGCCCGGGAGGAGGAGGTCTGGAAAGTCCTGAATCTGATGGGCATATATTCGGATCAGAAGCACTTCATCTATGGGGAGCCAAAGAAGATCATCACTGAAGATTTGGTGCAGCTCAAGTACCTGGAGTACCGGCAGGTGCCCAACAGCGACCCTCCGCGCTATGAGTTCCTGTGGGGCCCCAGAGCCCACGCCGAGACCAGCAAGATGAGAGTCCTGGAGTTTCTAGCCAAAGTTCACGATACCGTCCCCAGTGCTTTCCCAGCCTGGTATGAAGAGGCTTTGAGAGATGAGGAAGAGCGAGCCCGAGCCCGAGCGGCAGCCAGGGCTCGTATCACTGCCATGGCCAGTGCACGTGCCAGGGCCATGGCCTCCAGCTCATCCCACTCAAAGTGAAGCCTCAGGCTGGTCCAAAAGGTATGTCACCATTCtaacagtggaggggcagggtggggccggAGAGGTGTGTATCATCTGTGTTCCTGTTGTGTATTGGTAACTTGGAAtgtcaccttctttttttttaggttgtatttcatatgttgaagtttgAAGCAGTtcgttttctttgtggaaaaaagCAGTCAACGTTCTAAATAGTGGATGGCAGTGGCCAGGGTAGGTCTGGAAGGAACACAGTGAATATCATCTTGGTGTTCTTGTTCTATATGGTAAACTTAAGagtcctttatattttttctctctttcttttcctctttctttcactcttttttttctttttat
This region of Acinonyx jubatus isolate Ajub_Pintada_27869175 chromosome X, VMU_Ajub_asm_v1.0, whole genome shotgun sequence genomic DNA includes:
- the LOC106986809 gene encoding melanoma-associated antigen B18-like, translated to MPRGQKSKLRARERRRQARGETQGLEGPEATAEALAGTAAIAAGESPSPACPLSGDRAQNLSAAATSSSPQAAKGSSSPASAGATVSCTNSDEGAKSQDEGSQQSSKGTEFSRRDPLNKKVVLLVQFLLQKYQKKEPVTRADMLKYVIKKYKYHFNEILKRASEHMELAFGIDVKEVDPIRHCYALLSKLDLSVDGTMHEEENTPKTGILMIVLGVIFMKGNCAREEEVWKVLNLMGIYSDQKHFIYGEPKKIITEDLVQLKYLEYRQVPNSDPPRYEFLWGPRAHAETSKMRVLEFLAKVHDTVPSAFPAWYEEALRDEEERARARAAARARITAMASARARAMASSSSHSK